One genomic segment of Desulfocapsa sulfexigens DSM 10523 includes these proteins:
- a CDS encoding Maf family protein, protein MSRLFTCAEEIILASGSPRRRAYLEELGVFSRAVSADIEERKYPAETSVSYIERLAREKAGYVAERYPGFWIVAADTVVCLDDMVLEKPVNEDDAVDMLLRLSGREHIVRTAVCLQNQAKSVCDTSLVSTGVSFWEVTEEMIRAYVRTGEPMDKAGSYGIQGKGAFMVREIHGSYSNVVGLPLYEFLGMLCRYKLLGN, encoded by the coding sequence ATGTCTCGACTTTTTACTTGTGCTGAAGAAATTATCCTGGCCTCCGGGTCCCCAAGAAGACGTGCATATCTGGAGGAATTGGGAGTTTTCTCGCGTGCCGTATCGGCGGATATTGAAGAACGTAAGTATCCTGCAGAAACGTCTGTGAGCTATATTGAACGCCTGGCTAGAGAGAAGGCCGGGTATGTGGCTGAAAGATATCCTGGCTTTTGGATTGTTGCCGCCGATACCGTTGTCTGTCTCGATGATATGGTGCTCGAAAAGCCTGTCAATGAGGACGATGCAGTAGATATGCTGTTGCGTCTTTCCGGTCGGGAGCATATTGTGCGTACGGCTGTTTGCCTGCAGAATCAAGCTAAGAGTGTTTGTGATACAAGTCTGGTGAGTACAGGTGTATCTTTTTGGGAGGTGACCGAAGAGATGATTCGGGCGTATGTTCGTACGGGGGAACCGATGGATAAGGCGGGAAGTTATGGTATTCAAGGAAAGGGAGCATTTATGGTTCGGGAAATTCATGGCTCCTATTCAAACGTTGTCGGCTTGCCCCTTTATGAATTCCTTGGGATGTTGTGTCGATACAAGCTACTTGGGAATTAA
- a CDS encoding cyclic nucleotide-binding domain-containing protein — protein sequence MPDNSKFITRDFAAGETLFAQDDVGDCIFFIINGLVEVCKNTDGEKEVVALMSSGDILGEMAVLTDAPRCASGIAIEPTRVIMVKDRTLRLALLNNDLPILKPLTSQLILRFKEAEQQATYYRKKFKKLQKEVSILKEQLLQHEIPEDN from the coding sequence ATGCCTGACAACAGCAAGTTCATAACTAGAGACTTTGCAGCTGGGGAAACACTTTTTGCGCAGGATGATGTTGGTGATTGTATTTTCTTCATCATCAATGGCCTGGTGGAAGTGTGTAAAAATACCGACGGAGAAAAGGAAGTCGTTGCCCTCATGTCAAGTGGTGACATCCTCGGTGAAATGGCGGTACTGACAGATGCTCCTCGCTGTGCAAGCGGAATTGCTATAGAACCTACCCGGGTTATCATGGTTAAGGATCGCACCCTGCGTCTTGCACTGCTCAACAATGATCTGCCTATTCTGAAACCTCTTACCAGTCAGCTCATCCTTCGCTTCAAAGAAGCGGAACAGCAGGCAACGTATTATCGTAAGAAATTCAAGAAACTCCAAAAAGAAGTATCTATCCTCAAAGAACAGCTCCTCCAACACGAGATACCTGAAGATAATTAA